In Longimicrobium sp., a single window of DNA contains:
- a CDS encoding AAA family ATPase, with product MRLRRLQLHGFKSFADRTTIELRDGVTAIVGSNGCGKSNTADAVRWVLGEQRASALRGGKMEEVIFQGSVRRRPLHYAEVALVFSNEDGSVPIPQSEVEITRKVYREGGSEYSLNRAPCRLRDIHDLLRDTGLGSDAYSIIEAGMIDSILSEKAEERRAMFEEAAGIGKYKDRRRAAQRRLEGAEGDLTRLNDLVAEVENKVRSLARQRRRAQRYEELQARRLDLEVALATAEVAALTAALGEGERRLADLERIVHDAGIERSTAETVVQERRIETAELGRRRAEVAGRVDAVRQRLDAREREILLADERRGHAELRIAQLVRERGELAERAAAQSAEAVRLEAERERVQARVDGTRERLETRVEENEALRATLTGHRQASEAAATRQRDIARDIAAAEGERASAERRRQEGLERAERLSMQTEQLGSEIDRMGEQTELWSGQGDTLRDRLDAASDAATQAREEMRVLRGREAPLRDGLRAAQDRVSRLGAQVAA from the coding sequence ATGAGGCTCCGCAGGCTCCAGCTCCACGGCTTCAAGTCGTTCGCGGACCGCACCACCATCGAGCTCCGCGACGGCGTGACGGCCATCGTAGGCTCCAACGGCTGCGGCAAGTCGAACACGGCGGACGCGGTGCGCTGGGTCCTCGGCGAGCAGCGGGCCAGCGCCCTCCGCGGCGGCAAGATGGAAGAGGTGATCTTCCAGGGCAGCGTCCGCAGGCGTCCCCTCCACTACGCCGAAGTCGCCCTCGTCTTCTCCAACGAAGACGGCTCCGTTCCCATCCCCCAGAGCGAAGTCGAGATCACCCGCAAGGTGTACCGCGAGGGCGGCAGCGAGTATTCGCTCAACCGCGCGCCGTGCCGCCTGCGCGACATCCACGACCTCCTGCGCGACACGGGGCTCGGGTCCGACGCCTATTCGATCATCGAGGCGGGGATGATCGACTCGATCCTGAGCGAGAAGGCGGAGGAGCGCCGCGCGATGTTCGAGGAAGCGGCCGGGATCGGCAAGTACAAGGACCGCCGCCGCGCCGCGCAGCGCCGCCTGGAGGGGGCCGAAGGGGACCTCACGCGGCTCAACGACCTGGTGGCGGAGGTGGAGAACAAGGTGCGCTCGCTCGCCCGCCAGCGGCGGCGGGCGCAGCGCTACGAGGAGCTCCAGGCGCGGCGGCTGGATCTGGAGGTGGCGCTGGCGACCGCCGAGGTGGCCGCCCTCACCGCCGCGCTGGGCGAGGGCGAGCGGCGGCTGGCGGATCTGGAGCGGATCGTTCACGACGCCGGCATCGAGCGCTCCACCGCGGAGACGGTCGTACAGGAGCGGCGGATCGAGACGGCGGAGCTGGGCCGGCGCCGCGCGGAGGTGGCGGGGCGCGTGGATGCCGTGCGCCAGCGGCTGGATGCCCGCGAGCGCGAGATCCTGCTGGCGGACGAGCGCCGCGGCCACGCCGAGCTCCGCATCGCGCAGCTCGTGAGGGAGCGCGGGGAGCTGGCTGAACGCGCCGCCGCCCAATCCGCCGAGGCCGTGCGCCTGGAGGCGGAGCGCGAGCGCGTGCAGGCGCGCGTGGACGGCACCCGCGAGCGCCTGGAAACGCGCGTGGAGGAGAACGAGGCGCTGCGTGCGACCCTCACCGGCCATCGCCAGGCGAGCGAGGCCGCCGCGACCCGCCAGCGCGACATCGCCCGCGACATCGCCGCCGCGGAGGGGGAGCGCGCTTCGGCGGAGCGGCGCAGGCAGGAGGGGCTGGAGCGCGCCGAGCGGCTGAGCATGCAAACGGAGCAGCTCGGCTCGGAGATCGACCGCATGGGCGAGCAGACGGAGCTGTGGAGCGGCCAGGGCGACACCCTCCGCGACCGCCTGGACGCTGCTTCCGACGCCGCCACCCAGGCGCGCGAGGAGATGCGCGTCCTGCGCGGGCGCGAGGCGCCGTTGCGCGATGGACTGCGCGCGGCGCAGGACCGTGTCTCGCGCCTGGGCGCGCAGGTGGCCGCG